One window of the Pelobates fuscus isolate aPelFus1 chromosome 12, aPelFus1.pri, whole genome shotgun sequence genome contains the following:
- the MDK gene encoding midkine — protein MELRAFCVIVLVAFLAVSSQAAKTKKDKGKKAASDCAEWKWGSCVPNNKDCGIGTRDGTCKEETRKLKCKIPCNWKKAFGADCKYKFESWGECNTETGVKIRTGILKKAMYNAECQQTVEASKPCASKTKSKSKGKKGKGKE, from the exons ATGGAATTGCGAGCTTTTTGTGTCATTGTGTTGGTTGCCTTCCTTGCTGTGAGTTCCCAGGCAGCCAAAACCAAGAAAG ATAAGGGCAAAAAGGCTGCATCGGACTGCGCAGAGTGGAAGTGGGGAAGTTGTGTCCCTAATAACAAAGACTGCGGCATTGGAACTCGGGATGGGACATGCAAAGAGGAGACTCGTAAACTTAAGTGCAAGATTCCATGCAACTGGAAGAAAGCATTTGGAG CTGACTGCAAGTACAAGTTTGAGAGCTGGGGAGAATGCAACACCGAAACTGGGGTGAAAATCCGGACTGGAATCctgaagaaggctatgtacaacgCTGAATGCCAGCAAACCGTGGAGGCCAGCAAGCCCTGTGCATCTAAAACAAAGTCTAAATCCAAAG GCAAGAAGGGTAAAGGGAAGGAGTAA
- the CHRM4 gene encoding muscarinic acetylcholine receptor M4, which yields MYYEEGDFQMEDTDLPYNLSSPHWLAKMENDTWDNLTSVGNQSTRDKAMTVGKYQTMEMIFIATVTGSLSLVTVVGNILVMLSIKVNRQLQTVNNYFLFSLACADLIIGVFSMNLYTVYIIKGFWPLGPVVCDLWLALDYVVSNASVMNLLIISFDRYFCVTKPLTYPARRTTKMAGLMIAAAWLLSFALWAPAILFWQFIVGERTVPDGECYIQFLSYPAVTFGTAIAAFYLPVVIMTILYIHISLASKSRVRRHCPEMRPEKKAKPVSSMKSPLIKQAKTNPKPDIAEVKGEEENGVRNGKIEKSLTNLQSVEEKETSNDSSTASITQNPEEKLQLHDPSSGVVLAPTQSMPTLHPRVNAASKWSKIKIVTKQTGNECVTAIEIVPECSIPLPRDPSLPNTRPANVARKFASIARNQVRKKRQMAAREKKVTRTIFAILLAFILTWTPYNVMVLINTFCETCIPETVWSIGYWLCYVNSTINPACYALCNATFKKTFKHLLMCQYRNIRMAR from the coding sequence ACTTGCCATACAACCTTTCGAGCCCTCACTGGCTGGCCAAGATGGAGAATGACACTTGGGACAACTTGACAAGTGTTGGCAACCAATCTACCAGAGACAAAGCGATGACCGTAGGAAAGTACCAAACAATGGAGATGATTTTCATTGCCACTGTGACTGGCTCTCTTAGCTTGGTTACTGTTGTAGGAAACATCTTGGTCATGCTCTCAATTAAGGTCAACCGGCAACTACAGACAGTCAACAATTACTTTCTCTTCAGCCTTGCATGTGCTGACTTAATCATTGGAGTCTTCTCAATGAATCTCTATACAGTATACATCATAAAGGGCTTCTGGCCCTTGGGACCTGTTGTGTGTGACCTCTGGCTGGCTCTAGATTATGTGGTCAGCAATGCCTCTGTAATGAACTTACTCATCATTAGCTTTGATCGGTACTTCTGTGTAACCAAACCATTGACCTACCCGGCTCGAAGAACCACCAAGATGGCAGGGCTTATGATTGCAGCAGCCTGGCTCCTGTCATTTGCGCTCTGGGCCCCTGCCATCCTGTTTTGGCAGTTCATTGTGGGAGAAAGGACAGTACCAGATGGAGAATGCTACATCCAATTTCTCTCCTATCCAGCAGTCACTTTTGGCACAGCTATTGCTGCCTTCTATCTTCCAGTGGTCATTATGACGATCCTCTACATCCACATTTCCCTAGCCAGCAAGAGTAGAGTACGCAGGCACTGTCCAGAGATGCGTCCAGAGAAGAAAGCCAAACCAGTCAGTTCTATGAAGAGCCCTTTAATCAAGCAGGCAAAAACCAATCCAAAACCAGACATCGCTGAAGTgaaaggagaagaggagaacggTGTTAGGAATGGGAAGATTGAAAAGTCCTTGACAAACCTTCAGTCAGTGGAAGAAAAAGAAACCTCGAATGACTCCAGTACTGCCAGCATAACCCAGAACCCAGAGGAGAAACTGCAATTACATGATCCTTCTTCAGGTGTTGTTTTGGCTCCCACCCAAAGTATGCCAACACTTCATCCAAGAGTCAATGCTGCTTCCAAGTGGTCTAAGATCAAGATTGTCACAAAGCAGACCGGCAACGAGTGTGTAACCGCTATCGAGATAGTGCCAGAATGTTCCATCCCTTTGCCCCGGGATCCATCTCTTCCCAACACTCGTCCAGCCAATGTGGCAAGAAAGTTTGCTAGCATTGCCCGTAACCAGGTTAGGAAAAAGAGGCAGATGGCAGCCAGGGAGAAGAAAGTTACCCGGACCATTTTTGCTATTTTACTGGCTTTTATCCTCACCTGGACACCTTACAATGTTATGGTCCTCATAAACACATTTTGTGAGACTTGCATCCCTGAAACAGTTTGGTCTATAGGTTATTGGCTTTGTTATGTCAACAGCACAATAAACCCAGCATGCTATGCGTTGTGTAATGCCACCTTCAaaaagacatttaaacatctcctTATGTGTCAGTATAGGAATATAAGAATGGCCAGATAG